The proteins below come from a single Treponema phagedenis genomic window:
- a CDS encoding 2-hydroxyacyl-CoA dehydratase subunit D translates to MAKMEKLPNKKPRPVDGHKPAVVVLRDVVDKVYSNAWEAKKRGELVGWSSSKFPIELAKAFDLNVVYPENHAATTAAKKDGLRLCQAAEDMGYDNDICGYARISLAYAAGEPTDARRMPQPDFLLCCNNICNMMTKWYENIARMHNIPLIMIDIPFSNTVDVPEEKVDYLLDQFDYAIKQLEKLTGKKFDEKKFEDACARANRTAAAWLKSCSYMSAKPSPLSGFDLFNHMADIVAARCEEEAAYGFELLAQEFEQSIKEGTSTWEYPEEHRILFEGIPCWPGLRALFEPLKDSGVNVTAVVYAPAFGFRYSNIREMAAAYSKAPCSVCIETGVEWRATMAKENGISGALVNYNRSCKPWSGAMPEMERRWKEDLGIPVVHFDGDQADERNFSTEQYKTRVQGLVEIMEERKADRLAKGKEVYTNFENTKETDWSKSTLE, encoded by the coding sequence ATGGCAAAAATGGAAAAATTACCAAACAAAAAACCGCGACCGGTAGACGGACACAAACCTGCGGTTGTTGTTCTTCGGGATGTAGTGGACAAGGTTTATTCAAATGCCTGGGAAGCAAAAAAACGAGGAGAATTAGTAGGTTGGAGCTCTTCCAAATTCCCTATTGAGTTGGCAAAAGCCTTTGACTTAAATGTTGTGTATCCTGAAAACCACGCTGCCACAACCGCAGCAAAAAAAGATGGCTTGCGGCTTTGTCAAGCGGCAGAGGATATGGGATATGACAATGATATTTGCGGTTATGCAAGAATCAGCTTGGCGTATGCGGCAGGAGAGCCGACCGATGCGCGGCGCATGCCTCAGCCTGACTTTTTACTTTGCTGCAATAATATTTGCAACATGATGACAAAATGGTACGAAAACATTGCGCGAATGCACAATATCCCGCTTATTATGATAGATATTCCTTTTTCCAATACAGTGGATGTCCCTGAAGAAAAAGTTGATTATTTACTTGACCAATTTGATTACGCTATTAAACAGCTTGAAAAATTAACCGGCAAAAAGTTTGACGAAAAAAAATTTGAAGACGCTTGCGCACGGGCAAACAGAACAGCAGCCGCATGGCTTAAATCATGCTCGTATATGTCGGCAAAACCGTCTCCGTTAAGCGGCTTTGATTTGTTTAATCATATGGCTGATATTGTTGCGGCTCGCTGCGAAGAAGAGGCTGCATACGGCTTTGAATTATTAGCCCAAGAGTTTGAGCAGTCAATCAAAGAAGGAACTTCAACATGGGAATATCCGGAAGAGCATAGAATATTATTTGAAGGAATTCCCTGCTGGCCGGGTTTGCGTGCATTATTTGAACCCTTAAAAGACAGCGGCGTAAACGTAACCGCTGTTGTGTATGCACCCGCATTTGGCTTCCGTTACTCAAATATCAGAGAAATGGCCGCAGCCTATTCCAAGGCACCGTGCTCTGTTTGTATCGAAACCGGAGTGGAATGGCGTGCAACGATGGCAAAAGAAAACGGTATCAGCGGCGCGCTGGTTAATTACAACCGCAGCTGCAAACCGTGGAGCGGTGCAATGCCTGAAATGGAACGAAGATGGAAAGAAGACCTGGGTATTCCTGTTGTACACTTTGACGGTGATCAAGCGGATGAAAGAAACTTCTCAACGGAACAATACAAAACCAGAGTGCAAGGTTTGGTAGAAATCATGGAAGAAAGAAAGGCGGATCGGTTAGCAAAAGGTAAAGAAGTATACACCAACTTTGAAAATACAAAAGAAACCGATTGGTCAAAATCAACATTGGAATAG
- a CDS encoding 2-hydroxyacyl-CoA dehydratase subunit D, which translates to MDKINELLGQFKYYANSPRKQLDKYLAEGKKAIGVFPYYAPEEIAYAAGVVPFGVWGGVGPIERAKEYFPTFYYSLVLRCLEMALDGTLDGLSASMITTLDDTLRPFSQNYKVGAGDKIPMIFLNHGQHRKEDFGKKYNARIFKKAKEELEKICGVTVTDENLKKAFKVYNENRSEKRKFIKLAATHPQTIKASDRCYVLKSSYFMLKDEHTALLKELNEKLHALPEEDWDGVRVVTSGIITDNPGLLKVFDDYKVCIVADDVAHESRGLKVDIDLSIDDPMLALADQFARMDEDPILYDPDIYKRPKYVVDLAKQNNADGCLLFMMNFNDTEEMEYPSLKQAFDEAKIPLIKIGYDQQMVDFGQVKTQLETFNEIVQLNRA; encoded by the coding sequence ATGGATAAGATTAATGAATTGCTGGGTCAATTTAAATATTATGCAAATAGTCCAAGAAAGCAATTAGATAAATATCTTGCTGAAGGAAAAAAAGCAATCGGTGTATTTCCGTATTATGCACCGGAAGAAATCGCCTATGCCGCAGGAGTAGTGCCTTTCGGTGTATGGGGAGGAGTCGGGCCGATCGAACGGGCAAAAGAGTATTTCCCTACATTCTATTACTCGCTTGTGTTACGATGTTTGGAAATGGCATTGGACGGCACACTGGACGGATTATCCGCTTCTATGATAACAACCCTTGATGATACCCTCAGACCCTTTTCACAAAACTATAAGGTTGGGGCAGGAGATAAAATTCCGATGATTTTCTTAAATCACGGTCAGCATAGAAAAGAAGATTTCGGAAAAAAATACAATGCCAGAATTTTTAAAAAAGCTAAAGAAGAGCTGGAAAAAATTTGCGGTGTTACCGTTACCGATGAAAACCTAAAAAAAGCTTTTAAGGTTTACAACGAAAACAGAAGCGAAAAACGGAAATTTATTAAACTGGCAGCCACGCATCCGCAGACAATTAAAGCGTCTGACAGATGCTATGTATTAAAAAGTTCATACTTTATGCTCAAGGATGAGCACACCGCCTTATTAAAAGAGCTGAATGAAAAACTGCACGCTTTGCCGGAAGAAGACTGGGACGGCGTTCGCGTTGTAACAAGCGGAATCATCACGGATAATCCGGGACTGTTAAAAGTATTTGATGATTACAAGGTTTGCATTGTTGCCGATGATGTTGCGCATGAGTCAAGAGGTTTAAAAGTAGACATTGATTTGTCCATTGATGATCCTATGTTGGCACTTGCAGACCAATTCGCCCGAATGGACGAAGACCCCATTCTGTATGATCCGGATATTTATAAGCGTCCGAAATATGTAGTTGATTTGGCAAAACAAAACAACGCAGACGGCTGCCTATTATTTATGATGAATTTTAATGATACGGAAGAAATGGAATATCCTTCATTAAAGCAGGCATTTGATGAAGCAAAAATTCCGCTCATCAAAATAGGCTATGATCAGCAGATGGTTGACTTCGGGCAGGTTAAAACACAGCTTGAAACGTTCAATGAAATTGTACAGCTCAACAGGGCATAA
- a CDS encoding ABC transporter permease — protein sequence MKGEKIGIQAKQAVHSQRLLKQIWKHRLLYVMFVPAIVYFILLSYVPMAGIVLAFKKYSVTKGIFRSPWIGFAYFRTFFTSYDAGRLLKNTLTVGFMKTILEFPFAIILALLLNELKNPLFKKTTQTITYLPHFLSSVIVITMVQRILAPHNGVINQIIAAFGGDGSTFFLMEAKYFLPILFILDIWKNIGWDSIIYLAAISGVDPNLYEAAEMEGCGRLRQMWHITLPCIRSTIGVLFILGIGSLFSSGFDQIYLLRTPGNMAIADTLDTFVVRVGLANGEFGYATAIGLLQGVIGLILVLVSNKISKRLTDVGIF from the coding sequence ATGAAAGGCGAAAAGATAGGCATTCAGGCAAAACAAGCAGTACATTCACAAAGACTCTTAAAGCAAATATGGAAGCATCGCTTATTGTATGTGATGTTTGTTCCTGCTATCGTTTATTTTATACTATTGTCGTATGTGCCGATGGCAGGGATTGTTTTAGCATTTAAAAAGTACTCGGTTACGAAAGGGATTTTTAGAAGTCCATGGATAGGGTTTGCGTATTTTCGTACTTTTTTTACCAGTTATGATGCCGGCAGGCTTTTAAAAAATACTTTGACTGTCGGCTTTATGAAAACAATTTTGGAATTTCCGTTTGCAATCATATTGGCGCTTTTGCTGAATGAGCTTAAAAATCCGCTGTTTAAAAAAACAACGCAAACAATTACGTATCTTCCGCATTTTTTGTCTTCGGTTATTGTGATTACAATGGTGCAGCGGATTTTGGCACCACATAACGGAGTTATAAATCAAATTATTGCAGCTTTCGGCGGGGACGGGTCTACGTTTTTTTTAATGGAAGCAAAGTATTTTTTACCGATTTTGTTTATTCTTGATATATGGAAGAATATCGGGTGGGATTCAATTATTTACCTTGCGGCGATAAGCGGTGTTGATCCGAACTTGTATGAGGCGGCTGAAATGGAGGGCTGCGGAAGGCTGAGACAGATGTGGCATATTACGCTTCCGTGCATACGCAGTACAATCGGCGTGCTGTTTATTTTAGGGATCGGCTCTTTATTTTCATCGGGGTTTGATCAAATTTATCTTTTGCGCACGCCGGGGAATATGGCTATCGCTGACACCCTCGATACCTTTGTGGTGCGTGTCGGTTTGGCAAATGGTGAGTTCGGTTATGCAACGGCAATCGGATTGTTGCAAGGTGTTATCGGTTTGATTCTTGTGTTGGTCAGTAATAAAATATCAAAGAGGCTGACTGACGTCGGAATATTTTAA
- a CDS encoding leucine-rich repeat domain-containing protein, translating to MSQNVWENDDFIFKDDEIKGMTQKGKDKVKLQGFTDMIVPATTPEGVPIKRIGDNAFYRRGLTSVVIPDTVESIGYDAFGVCKLTEVKLPPALTRIEGFAFYNNKLKTVAFGGKEKIIEPSAFALNELEKLDLPKSLELIDTSSFYKNALTEVTIPSSVKKINMYAFRKNNIAQVTIPKTVDFVHQNAFEQNTEIK from the coding sequence ATGAGTCAAAACGTATGGGAAAATGATGATTTTATTTTTAAAGATGACGAAATAAAAGGCATGACGCAAAAAGGAAAAGACAAGGTAAAATTGCAAGGCTTCACCGACATGATTGTTCCGGCTACCACTCCGGAGGGTGTTCCTATTAAACGAATAGGCGACAATGCTTTTTACCGCCGCGGTTTAACTTCGGTTGTAATTCCTGATACTGTTGAAAGTATTGGTTATGATGCCTTTGGTGTATGCAAGTTAACAGAAGTAAAACTGCCGCCCGCTTTAACCCGCATCGAAGGTTTTGCGTTTTACAATAATAAACTGAAAACAGTTGCTTTCGGCGGCAAGGAAAAAATCATTGAGCCAAGTGCCTTTGCGCTTAATGAGTTGGAAAAACTGGATTTGCCTAAGTCGTTGGAGTTGATCGACACTTCATCTTTTTACAAAAATGCCTTAACGGAAGTTACTATTCCTTCATCGGTAAAAAAGATAAACATGTATGCATTCCGCAAAAATAATATTGCGCAAGTGACAATTCCAAAAACCGTTGACTTTGTGCATCAAAATGCGTTTGAGCAAAATACGGAAATTAAATAA